In Solidesulfovibrio carbinoliphilus subsp. oakridgensis, the sequence GCAGGCCGGCCATGAGGTGGGCCGTGACCCACAGGCCCGCCCCGGCGGCCGCGGTCGCGGCCCGGGCAAAGGCGGCCGCGTCGTGGCCCCGGTTGATTCGGGCCAGCGTCGCGTCGTTGGCCGATTGCAGGCCCAGCTCCAGGCGGACGTGGCCGAGCGGGGCCCCGGCCAGGAGGGCGATTTTTTCCGCGTCCAGGCAGTCCGGCCGGGTGCCGAGCGAAAGTCCGGCCACGTCCGGCAGGGCCGCCGCCTCGTCCACGAGGGCCTGAAGCCGCGAAGCCGGGCCGTAGGTATTGGAAAAGGACTGGAGATAGGCGAGCAGGGCTTCGCCCCGGCCCCGGGCGGAGACGGTGCCGGCATCCCATTGCGCCCGGAGCCCGAACCCCTTATGGTGCAATCCCGTTCCCGACCCGGCTGCGTTACAGAAGAGACATCCGCCAAGGGCACGCGTGCCGTCGCGGTTGGGGCAGGCGCTTCCCGCATCGAGCGATATTTTTTTTGCCCGGCGGCCAAAAAGCGACCGAAAGGCCTGGGAAAGGGTATTGTAGCGCTGGGACATGGCGGGCGGGGGAGTCGAAAATCAACCGTTGACAACCGGGTGCGAATCGGCAAACACAACGCGTTTGCGAGATCACGAGAGCCGAGTTTGCGGCAAGCGAGGCGATATGTCCAGGATTTTGGATAAGATTTTAGGCCTGTTCTCCAACGATCTGGCCATCGACCTGGGGACGGCCAACACCCTGGTGTTCGTCAAGGGCAAGGGCATCGTCCTGTCCGAGCCGTCGGTGGTGGCGGTCAAAAAGGACCCCAGGGGCGGCAACAAGGTCCTCTCCGTCGGCCTCGAGGCCAAACGGATGCTGGGCCGTACCCCGGGCAACATCGTGGCCATCCGGCCCATGAAGGACGGCGTCATCGCCGACTTCGAGGTGACCGAGGCCATGCTGCGGCACTTCATCTCCAAGGTGCACAACTCCAGGCGGCTGGTGCGGCCGCGCATCATCATCTGCGTGCCGACCGGCATCACCCAGGTGGAGAAGCGCGCGGTCAAGGAATCGGCCCAGAGCGCCGGGGCGCGCGAGGTCTACCTGATCGAGGAGCCCATGGCCGCGGCCATCGGCGCCAACCTGCCCATCACCGAGCCCACCTCCAACATGGTGGTGGACATCGGCGGCGGCACCACCGAAGTGGCCGTCATCTCCCTTTCGGGCGTCGTCTATTCCAAGTCCGTGCGCGTCGGCGGCGACAAGATGGACGAAGCCATCATGCAGTACGTCAAGCGCAAGTACAACATGCTGATCGGCGAATCCACGGCCGAGCAGATCAAGATCCAGGTCGGCTCCGCCCACCACTCCACCAGCCACGGCGAGATGGAGGTCAAGGGCCGCGACCTCGTGACCGGCATTCCGCAAAACATCACCATCAGTGCCGAGGAAGTGCAGAAATCCATATCCGAGCAGGTGGAGAGCATCGTGCAGGCGGTGCGCATCGCCCTCGAGCAGACGCCCCCGGAACTGGCCGCGGACATCGTGGACCGGGGCATCGTGCTGACCGGCGGCGGCGCGCTTCTGCGCGGCCTTGACCAGCTCCTTCGCGAGGAGACCTCGCTGCCCATCACCGTCGTCGAGGATCCCCTTTCGACGGTTGTCCTCGGGTCCGGCCGGGCCCTGGACAACCTGGACGTGCTAAAAGAGGTCACGATAGATTAAACCTTCTCCCCAGCGGATCGCGATCGGCCTGCTCATCGTCCTTTTCCTCTATCTGGGCCTTTTCACCTGGAACATCCGGACAGGCTACGTCGACACGCTGGCCAGCCATACCGGACTCGAGTTCGCCAGGTGGGTATTGGCTCCGGGGAAGCTGGTCCACGAGGAGGCGGCGTCGTTCTGGAACCGCTATCTGTATTTCGTCGGCATCCGGCAGCAAAACGACCAGTTGCGCCAGGAGCTTGATGCCGCGAAAGACGAGCTGTCGAGGCTTCGGGAGAACGCCTCGGAAGTGGAGCGCCTGCGCCGGTTGCTGTCCATGACCCCGCCCGGGGAATGGACCCGCCTGGGGGCGCGTATTATTTCCCATCGCCTGGGCCCGAACGCCGCCCTCGAAACCTTCCTCATCGACAAGGGAAGCGCCTCGGGCGTGGCCCCGAACACCCCGGTCGTCTCGCCCGACGGCGTGGTCGGACGGGTCCTGCGCATTTCCCCGAGCGCGGCCACCGTGCTCCTCATCACCGATCCCAACAGCCGCATTCCCGTGGTCTCCCAGAAAAACAGGACCCAGGGCATCCTCAAGGGCGAGGGCCCGAGCCACGAGTTGTCCCTGCAGTACGTGGCCCAGGGCGCGCCGATCGAGGAGGGCGAGATCCTCGTCACCTCGGGCCTGGAGGAGATCTTTCCCAAGGGCCTGCCCGTGGCCCGGGTGACGTCGGTGGGCCGGTCCGGGGCCTCGCTTTTCCAGCTCGTCACGGCCGCGCCGCTTTTCGTGCCCCAGCAGCTGGAGGAGGCGGCCCTTCTTTTCCGCGGCGCGCCGGTCATCCCGGCCGCCCAGCCCGATGCGTCCGGCCAGCCGGCCCCCGAGCAGCCGCCCTTTCCCACCAAATCCGGCAAGCTGCCGAAGACCCCGGCCGCCATGGCGCCGACCACGCGCCAGCCGACGCCTCCGCCTCCGGCCCAGGCGCCCGCCGCCCAGGCGCCGGCCGCCCCGGCGCCGGCCGTGAAGGCCGCGCCGCCGCCCGCGGCCGTCCAATCCGGCCAGCCCGAGAAAAAGGGCCGCGAGGCCGGAGCCGAGGCCGGCGCGGACCAGAAGAAACGCCGGAAGCCGTCCCGGCCCGAGGGGCAATGAGACCCGGACACATCGCCTT encodes:
- a CDS encoding TIGR01212 family radical SAM protein (This family includes YhcC from E. coli K-12, an uncharacterized radical SAM protein.), whose amino-acid sequence is MSQRYNTLSQAFRSLFGRRAKKISLDAGSACPNRDGTRALGGCLFCNAAGSGTGLHHKGFGLRAQWDAGTVSARGRGEALLAYLQSFSNTYGPASRLQALVDEAAALPDVAGLSLGTRPDCLDAEKIALLAGAPLGHVRLELGLQSANDATLARINRGHDAAAFARAATAAAGAGLWVTAHLMAGLPGESVADFLATVDFLNTLPVRGVKFHNTLVVAGSGLAALYTAGGYEPMSRPDYLDAVVQGLARLRPDLVVERLNADPAPGELLAPAWAADKQALLRDIRDRLETDDIRQGGRYAGPAVRI
- a CDS encoding rod shape-determining protein; the protein is MSRILDKILGLFSNDLAIDLGTANTLVFVKGKGIVLSEPSVVAVKKDPRGGNKVLSVGLEAKRMLGRTPGNIVAIRPMKDGVIADFEVTEAMLRHFISKVHNSRRLVRPRIIICVPTGITQVEKRAVKESAQSAGAREVYLIEEPMAAAIGANLPITEPTSNMVVDIGGGTTEVAVISLSGVVYSKSVRVGGDKMDEAIMQYVKRKYNMLIGESTAEQIKIQVGSAHHSTSHGEMEVKGRDLVTGIPQNITISAEEVQKSISEQVESIVQAVRIALEQTPPELAADIVDRGIVLTGGGALLRGLDQLLREETSLPITVVEDPLSTVVLGSGRALDNLDVLKEVTID
- the mreC gene encoding rod shape-determining protein MreC yields the protein MAPGKLVHEEAASFWNRYLYFVGIRQQNDQLRQELDAAKDELSRLRENASEVERLRRLLSMTPPGEWTRLGARIISHRLGPNAALETFLIDKGSASGVAPNTPVVSPDGVVGRVLRISPSAATVLLITDPNSRIPVVSQKNRTQGILKGEGPSHELSLQYVAQGAPIEEGEILVTSGLEEIFPKGLPVARVTSVGRSGASLFQLVTAAPLFVPQQLEEAALLFRGAPVIPAAQPDASGQPAPEQPPFPTKSGKLPKTPAAMAPTTRQPTPPPPAQAPAAQAPAAPAPAVKAAPPPAAVQSGQPEKKGREAGAEAGADQKKRRKPSRPEGQ